The genome window AACAACCATTAGATGGAGAAGTTTCATTTGTAGGATCAGTAAAATTGAGTGATGGGATTGGGTTGATAGACAACTCAATCAAGACAAAGGAAGAAGGGGATGaggatttgaaaaaaaaaaaaaaaaaataaggttcAAATTTGTCACTGAACGAAATGTAAAGTGCAATTTGACcattgaatgaaaaaaaaagtgcaattaagtcacTCAACACTCCAATGCAGCTCCTAATTATTGCAccttttttttcgttcagtggccaaatTGTACTTTCATGTTTCGTTCAAtggtcaatttgaaccttattccataAAAAAGATGTTGgatgttacaatgtaatatctgttcataactacctTCTCAACCGcactattacaatgcaatatctattCACAACTACCTTCTTAATTTACTAAAATCCAAAGAGTCAATAAGGTTCGAACCCACAACCTGGGAACAACTTGGTGTCAGCTAAGTTCTGAGAGATAACTTAGGAAGGTTTTGGGATGCGAAGAATGGCTCGTGGAAGGTAGTGtatgtttgtttaattttctcCTAAGAAAGCCGAAGCAATATCCATTTGGGAAGCCTTAACTTGATTAAAGGTCAAAGTTTTGGATAATGTTTTTGTTGAGACGGATGCATTGCAAGTTATTCTAAGGACTGAACAGCCTGAACTCCATGCATGGGGCTTCATCATTCGATCTAATTTCTCTAGatatatattaaagatttgCTTGCTCAATTTTCTAACATTTGTATCTCTTTTGTCAAGCGATAGTCTCACAAAGTTACCTATACAAACAACATTTACTATCCAGAGGTAGTCGCAGTTTAATTCGACCAGAAGGTCAAAATTAGATCGTACATAATTTGAACCGAATTCAAACTACATAAAAAGTTCCAATTAAGGTTTTGACCTAAATAAGGTTAAGATTTATATTCTTGTAAACCGTGTAAACCATCAGTTCGATCATAAGATTCATAACCAAACCGGACGGTTCCAAACTgtgttatataaatattatgagAATAACATTACTCTTATGGTTACAAAATTGAGTTAATTACATGCAAGAATATTCTCGACTCGATCCTCATAGAAACCGCTTAAAGTATATATTTTCTTCCATTTCTCCAAAAGTATACCATATATAACTTTATATTGTTAAAAGACCACAGACAaaaagatgtgtttttctctgTATAGTAGGAGCTAAAAGATGGTATTTATGGACAAAACATTCTTATCAGAACCATCACCATTTTGGCACtgcaacaaaagatatatattcaCTTCCACAGCTTAACCATATTGTCACCACTTGCAGAAGCTACTAAACCCGCAAATGGTGAGACTGCCAAAGTGGAATTCCAACGACAAAAAAAGTGTATCCATTCTGCAGTTGCAATAAATCGAATATGTAGAAAGTACCTTGTGAGAActgattaaagaaaaaaattgaaagagaagTGTAAACGCCTACAGTTTTGAAGCGTCTGCATAACACACGCTTGTTAAGTGCAATGTACCTTGTATTTTCGTGCAATTCCTTTGAACttatcattaattttaattatgcaTATTAATAATCAGTAACTTCAAAACTAGAATATCTTATTCTAAGTCCTAACAAACTTAAGGACTAGACAAAAATTATTCTCACcatatatagaataataaaCTAGTgctttacccgtgcgatgcatgaaaaaaaattatgttattatgaatttaaataaaaattttgaaaaaatataaatattttaaaattacaatataaaatgTACAAAATGTCTCCTAATTCGAGGACATTATTTTTTCCGCACAAGCAACGCACACCCGTGCGACACCCGTGTAGCGCATGTGCAAAGTTGACATGATTAGAGAATGAACTCTTAAATATATTGGGGTACGGGGGTCAGGCACCGCAACCGCGGTGACTGTTCGACTGGAAGAGTCAACGGGGACTTCATTATTAACAGGTGGTGGGGGTTGGGCATTGAGGTCGGCCATAGGATTGTTTGAAAGGCTTTGATACCAGATTAGAGAATGAACTCTTAAATATATTCAATGATCATGAAAGGAGAATTACAACACTTATATACACAGGGAGCCACCCTAAGCTTAGGTAACTAACACAGaaatagggatggcaatgggttgGGTGTGGatcggggagggctacatccatcacccgacccacctttcattttctccacccacccccacccccaccccgcATCGGGTGGACTTTTTTAGAATCCATCCCCACCCCCACCGGGTGCGGATGCCCACTagggtacccaccacttatcaacttattattttttcaaaaataatatcaaaattacttacacataattaaacaacaaaattcattagttacactaaaacataaaataatagaaatattataatataataactaaattgttaatttttaaaaataaatttagttgtttagatataaaaatagtaaaaagttacccaaagttattgaaacttttataattaactatatactagtactacttattttactattatatatatgtatgcacacatggtgggtcgggtggggtgctaggcgggttttgtacacaaaacccgaatccaacccgacccaccgcgggtttacatttttaagacccacccccaacccaccacccactatcacccaaaaaaacctgacccatgcggggtggattcgggtggatatccgcggggcggattgaaattgccatccctacacAGAAATATTCTAACTAACCCAAGAGACTCTAACTACTCAATAGACATAACCACCTCCTAGTtgtttttcaccattttattatgtttttcacCATAAGCACCCGTGCGACACCCGTGCAGCACCCGTGCGACACACagatacacacatacacatttaGAAAAATCTACTGAACCCAAGCGATCAATAAATTGAGTTGTATGCCCATGTGTTAGTTAAGGGATCCTTTTCTAGGTTATTGCattgtaataatattatgttggaTAGTAAATGAATCATTCTTTGttcttgtttttcaaaaaagaaagatCAACAAAAGAAGTAACAATCTGATTAATATCATCAATAATAGAACCAAGAGAGAGAGCACCAAACTCCCTAACAATTTGATACCCAGCAAATGTTGGATAGTATGTATGTTGCCCCACAATCCCACATCACCTCTATTTAGAACTTTCTGAACAATGGTATCATTACCTCAATTGGTTTGTGGCTAATTTTTCTCTATTTCactcttttttaaatttatacttttagttttgaataatcCCACATCATCTCTATTTAGAACTTTCCGAACAATGGTATCATTACTTCAATTGGCTTGTGGCTAATTTTTCTCTATTTCActcttttttgaatttatacttttagttttgaattttgtttaaaaaaagtaaaataataattccaTCTCTCGCTCcatcattaattttaaaatggataatACTAGAGACTTAATATTTTTTCACATCAAATTCAACCTTTGTCATGACAATATTTAAGTAGTAAATTagttctatttttatttttatttttaatacaaagaGAAATCAATTTGACCCCACTAagactcaatctcatgacctcccatgtGGAAGAGTCACTACGTGCCATCTGAGCAGAAGGTGCTTGGCAgctctatttttaattaatagtagAGACAATCAATTTATGATAACTaatgagtaattttttttattgaagtgGGTGTATAACACGGGCTTGTTAAGTGCAATGTACCTTGCATTTTTGTGCAATTCGTTTTAACttatcattaattttaattatgcaTATTAATAATGACATTCCAATCACTAACTTCAAAGGTAGAATATGTTATCCTAACAAACTTACAACTAGACAAAAATTATTCTCACCGTATATAGAATAATAAATTGCCAAGCAATACACTGCATACGGCTAATCCAAATGTCTTTCAATTCCTTCATAATTTGTGACACTGCACCTTCCAACCcataatatatatgcatcatCATTTAGCCCATATTTCAACTCCATCATCAACGTAACTCCATCATTTAGCCATTAACTCGATCATCAACTCCATCATTTAGCCATTTCAACTCGATAATCAACTCCATCATTTAGCCATTTCAACTCCATCACTTAAAATAGTCGCAATTCTAGATATCACGCACTTACCAACTCcgaaaaatcattttccaaaaccaaGTCCTAAATTTAGAagttaatttataataatttttatgcCATAACAAAAAGTCTACTTATTGGAAAGTCTTGCCTATAAATACAACTTTCATTTTGCATTGTCTCACAATCTTAGTGAGTAAATTCAATTTTCTAGAATATGTCTAGTAGCAATAATACTTCTAGGAGAGTGACTCGAGGTCGGCAAAGGATTCCCCTTGCTAGAATAGAAAACGATGTTCGACGTAATATAACATTTTCAAAACGTCGCACTGGTTTATTTAAAAAAGCCAGTGAGATGTCCACTTTATGTGGCACAGAGATTGCAATGGTGGTATTCTCTCCATCTGACAAGGCTTTCACCTTTAGCAACCCTGATTTGAACATGGTCCTTACCAAGTACTTTGTTCGAAACCCCACAACAGAAGCCAACATCTCTGAACTGCTTGTCCGTAATCACCGGGAAGCCAACATGAGAATGAAGACTGCCCAAATCAATATCCTTGAAGCTCAAATTGATGAAGAAATGTTAGTCAATCAAGCTTTGAGAGAAGCTGAAAGAGGTAGACCATCCATATCTAGTCTTCAATTGCCTGAGCTACAATCCATTAAACACAACATGGAAACACTCTATCATCAagtaattgaaaaattaaatcagTTTTTCATGATGGGGGCACAATCTCAAGCCATGCCAACTCACTTTGGAACCAATGGTGATGCTGGATCAAGTGGTTCatgttttactttattttagtatttttaaaattttaatatatatattatttagaatACAGATATCATTGCACGTTAcaatttattttccaaaaagAGTATGCTATGAATTTTTATTGGATTGTCATAGTTTCTATAAACATAAAGGTAAGTTGTAcattttttgttattgtttCTTCTGTATTAGTagcttttaaaattttctatgtTTCCAATTTGATAGaaagaacttttttttaaaatcaaaattcgaAATGAGGAAATCATCCACGTGGGTGAAAGTGGGCCAAAGTCGACTGGCCGATTCGCACCTGCTCAACTGTTACGCGAGTTAGGATCATACGAAAGTTAGGCTGCGAAAATGCGGGCCTAATGTGCCTGGCCCGTGACGACCCGTAGCGAGCAGGCCAAACCCTttctaaatttctttttaaaaaaagaaccAAGTAAAAGATACACCACTAGTCACGTCTCCAAATTTCCAATTCAATTTTCCTTATCCCCAATTCAATTCCCACACGAAGCCGACTCTTCGTTTTGACGGAACACGAGAACAGCTACGCATGAAATCCAGACACCGCCGAATAGTTGCGCCGACCACCATCTATCGCTGTTCTCCACCTCATTATCTCACCGGTTGCCTCAGCTCATCGTTGCGTAGCCGTTAACCGCGTTGCTGACTCTCCATTGTCATACTGCGTACGAAAATAGGACACCACCAAAAAGGATTCCATGTTGAAGAATGAAGATGCTAACGCTTTGATCATTGTAAAAATgaggaatatatataatatgaaggtAAAGGTAAGTGTAGCAAAACTTTTGAAAAAGGTTGTATCCTatgcctttaattttattaatgtgAAGGCCGGTTGATGGCTGTTTATGGGAATGGGACTTTCTTTCGTTCAGTAGCCTTTCAGGTTACTGTTATAATTTATAGTATCTCCATGACGTGTTTTTAGTCTTCGACAGTGCGAAGCATTATATTCATTTGTCTCTCATTGTAGACTTTATATCTCCCTATAACATATAATTGGGAGTTGCCATTTGCCCTAAAAAATGCCACCCCTTAATTGCCGTTGATTACAAATCTGATGGGTCaaattatttgatataatataattttggatttattttttctttttaattgtcctcaattcttaaaaaattaacaacttcgccattatatttgttttcttccccTTTCCCATTTCCTGCtgtcttcttctttctccaatGCTGGCAgcacaaattaaatattcaacaaatgtatattaaaatataatgaaacaCAAGTAGTagaataaaaaggaaatatgGTTGCCACTTGCCAGCTATCCATTTTGTCAGCAAGTGAAAAAGGAAACCaacttcatttgtttttttatccATGTTATTCGGAAGAAGAGGgggaattattatcattatattccCATTCATTGTCGACAGCAagtagaagaaaacaaaaccaaaattttcttctttttcttctctcttcatTCGACATTTCGGCAGCAAGAAGGAAGAAATCATTCAACTCCATCATTTAGCCATTTCAACTCCATCAACTCCTTAGAGCTATATATGGTGGTTTTGCCTCAACAAATTCTTAAAAACTAACCTATCTCAGATCAAAGCATCCAACCCTACTACTTGGGCTGCCATGGTCACCACTGCCACCACCATTATTCCGGTGATAGACATGTTGGATCCCGCGGCCAGCGACCAGATAGTAAAGGTCTGCCATGAGTTCGGATTCTTTAAGGTTGTCAACCATGGTGTCCCCTTGGAAGCCATGACAAAATTAGAACACCCGGGTACAAAATGTCTCATAATTCGATGACATTATTTTTTCCGCACACCCGTGCGACATCCGTGCAACGCCTGTGCAAAGTTGACATAACACACTCGGTCCAATTCAGGTGAGAATCACATTTGTCGTCGTCATCACATATATAGGGTCCtattaaatatttgttatttcaTGTGTCATCAACACCTATAAAAGATAAATGATTTGTTTAAAGCATGTTAATCCACATTTATCGGcataaaatttgatttaaaatgcCACAAAATTCTATAAAAATGTGAATCGTGACTCATAATATACTAACCAAAGATGAAGTTAATTTGCTAAtgttaaaaatgtcaattataaTCACTAATCTGTCAAAAATCACATGTTACGTTGTTGGACTGGGAGTGAAATTTTGTTAGTGAACTAAAAATGAGCAAATTGACAAAAGTCAAAGAAAAGCTTTTCCCTTTGAATGATAGACTCAGCATTTATCTCACAAACAGTACACATGAAAATGACCACAAAGGACAAAATGCCTTAGGCCCCGTGAATACTGCCAAGTGCCAATTACAATTTAGCAATCTTTTACGGAGTACCAATTTATATTTAACTTTTTGGAAGTTaaagttcttttttattatttaaaactttgaatttttttatgaattactCTGTATTGAATTATTGGATATGGATTCATCCGTTCTCACTATAGCAAAAAGTCTAGATATTTTACTTAAATCCTCTCTTAGAGCACTATGTTTTTACTACTAAGGAAAATCAAATATATTGCAATTGTTGGCCCCTCGCACCAACAAATACCGGTTCCGTCCCTGCCAAAATCGTTCTTCCATTGAAGATTACAACTAACAGAAGTTAAGGAATTGCTAATGGTGTCCTGGGATGCGAAGAATGGCACTAGCCTCTAGTCTAAGATTTtacaaacacaaacacacagGAGAATAAGTAGCAGACTTGTATTCCTTGAAGTCATCGACACGGAGGGTTGAGCCATTTTTAACCGTTCTAGACTCTAAAATGTGATAGGACTTTATATCATCAACCAATTTCGACTATTTCCACACCATCATCATCCActtatttaagtaatatattaaagaaaaaaattgaaagagaagTGTAAACGCCTACACTTTTGAAGTGTCTGAATAACACACGCGCCTCAGCTTCAAAAGGAAAAAGTTGGCTCTCCCAACCCCTTTGGCTATGGCCACAAGAAAATCGACGCTAATAATGATGTGGGTTGTGTTGAATACCTTTTCCTATCCACTCACAACTCCATCACCATTCCTGGCAACTCTCAACTTTTCATGTAATTAACAAATCTTTCTTAAACTATCTTAgcttcatttaattaattaattaatttatacaaatatttattgGGGTAGGCCTGTAAAGATATActgattatattatatatgcaaattGCATATATGTGCCTTGTGAAAGACTATGTTGGGGCTGTGAGAAACACTGCCTGTGAGGTTTTGGAGATGATATCTGAGGGGTTGAAGATTGAATCAAAGGATCGGATGTGTTAAACATACTATTAAGGGATGAGAAAAGTGATTGTTGGTTTAGGGTAAACCATTATCTGCCATGCCCGGAGCTCCAAACTGGGATGAACGATGGAGATCTGATTGAATTTGGAGAGCATACAGACCCACAAGTGATCTCTGTTGTGAGATCAAACAACACAACAGGACTGCAAATCTCAGTTGGAGATGGGACATGGCTTTCTGTCCCACCTGATCACCACTAGCTCCCTCTTCTTCAACGTTGGTGATTGTTTGCAggtatgcaatttttttttttctgttttcattttttaccatTCTTTCCTTTGTGTGAGCCTGTCTGTCTTaggtgaaaataaaaatgtaataccatGTGTTTATTATTTAggggaaataaaaaaaaattctaaataatatgctatattatattaatgattcCGTTTACAACAAACTATTATTCCTTGTTAGATTTGGGAAACACACCGGTTGTCCCATCTATAATGTAACCATACTACTAATGTCCCTAATTTGTTGTGATATTGAGTCTTTCAAATTTCATCAATAATGCATCGAATTAATTGCTAAGTATGTTTTAGAAATGGACAATTTCTGTGCCAATTAGCACCACACAAATACactcacatatatataacaaaaaaaaaaaattaaaaaaaaaaaaaataattatatatatatatatatatatatatatatatatatatatatatatatatatatatatatataagtgttgattcaattcctagctagttctttctttcctttttctttttggtatttttttttcttttttatttttatttttagtattatgaTTGTTGGTTTGTCGGtggtaataaattatatatttaagtttAGCTAACACTTCATTTACATCAATATCTTTTCCGATCCCATTCATTGTTATTATCACATTCAAATGTTTCATAACATCATATGCCTCAAAAGAAAATTCATTTCGTTAGTCATATCTACAACAATTTAAactaaagagttttttttttctttaaattataatGATTGTCAGTATGTCGGTGGTAAGaaactatatttaattttagataaCTCTCCATTTAAAATAGCATCTTGTcacattcattattattatcatattcaAGCGTTTCATAATATCATGGATATTcgtaaaaaaagaaattcatttCGTTTGTCATATCTacaacaatttgaaataaagagttgttttttattataattttataatttttcagaAATATTAGAAAGTCCTATCACATCTTGATGAATACTTATAAATTTCAAATCAATCCCTGCTTGTGTCCATAATCTGATCGAACCAAACTACAactagttttatttttaattctttcaGCTATTATTTTACTCTAAAGCATATACTTAGGAAAATATCATACTTTATTCCCCAATTATTTTACACAAttatactaatttttatttttctaaataatgtaatttgtttaaggtttcaaaatattttatattttttagtattatgaTTGTCGGTCTATCGGTGGTAAgaaattatattgaattttagCTAACGATGCTCCATTTACAACAATATTTTATCCGATTCATTATATTATCACGTTCAAATGTTTCATAGCGTCATATtcctaaaaagaaaattcatttCGTTAGTCATATCTTacacaatttgaaataaagagtttttttttttttaataacctcACATCCCGTTATAATAAActttaataacaaaatattccgttaacttttaacttatccattaatttctatctactatatctactatactaataagagccaaagagagttaggcctaaaatgggtagaaaaaatggcggtcaaattatttaatcaaatggatggttcagatgaattatttaatcaaatagatggttaagataattcggattaatattattaatagagattacctaatttaaccttacttttatgattatccgttaagttttccgttaaatattctttctccgttaatattccgttaacttttaacttacccattaatttctataaaaaaaggttttaggttcgaacctcatctcaatcaaatttgacataattaagtttctcagtctattttactcttattaaactaaataaattagtagctacaacaaaaaaatgatacatatgtatttctttaatttagaattatgtgtctacaataactttatttgaaaaaattattcattatcaaaaaattaaattaaataagagaaaataatttcattagttatattgtctttattttctctcatgcaaagattctttacattcgaatttattaattgatattcattacattgttcattatcttatttttacaatatcttgtaattaaatatcaaagttatagtacaaaataatgttatatatttatttaccaagtactttattaatactatgaaatttttttaaaaaaataatttgaagctaattatattaactacttggggattggttgacaaagagagtactcaaataataacccaacaaattgaagcggaatcactctattttactcttattgaattaaataaattagtagttacaccaaaaaatgatacatatgtatttatttaataccatgaaaaaaaatttaaaaaaaaagaatagtttgaaaccaatcatattaactacttgggggatttattgacaatgaaagtactcaaataacccattacccagcaaattgaagcgagaaactaccttttaatatctttggaatataaaatattttaaattttcaaagttttattaatttatttaatcttttttcttaaactagggatttctttatccacaataactcattcaacaataatggttgaaccaaatgaaccccaagcagaacacctaaaggaaagtccatagctcctatatcataatctcattgcatgacgttgtcatctatgctaccaacaataaccgaattgcaaataacacaccaacaaaaaggaagaacaaatagtaaagatgaagacaatgacaatgttactcaaaagagaattaagaacacttagaaaaattcaaattaaaagtagtatttatttagactatcatttttagaccaaatatttagactatcgattttacaaggttgcaaacatttattttagtaataattataaatgaattttatattatcttggattcatatactttgagttagatatttaaataaaaaaattcgacattcaattacccatgtataaacttctcctatataatcttgcattgatatactttcaaatatttatttaaatataaacattgggcattaacccattcgcgcaatgcgcgtataaaactagtatactaataagagccaaagagagttaggcctaaaatgggtagaaaaatggcggtcaaatatttaatcaaatggatggttgatgaatttatttaatcaaatagatgattAAGATAATtcgataatattattaatattgattacctaatttaaccttactttatgataaaaattttaaatatttgaagctaattatattaactacttgggaattggttgacaagagagtactcaaataatacccaacaaattgaagcggaatcactctattttactcttattgaattaaataaattagtagttacaccaaaaaatgatacatatgtatttctttaataccatgaaaaaataaaaagaatagtttgaaaccaatcatattaactacttggggatttgttgacaatgaaagtactcaaataacccattacccagcaaattgaagcgagaaactaccttttaatatctttggaatacataaatatttaaattttcaaattttattaatttatttaatcttttttcttaaactagggatttctttatccacaataactcattcaacaataatggttgaaccaaatgaaccccaagcagaacacctaaaggaaagtccatagctcctatatcataatctcattgcatgacgttgtcatctatgctaccaacaataaccgaattgcaaataacacactaccaacaaaaaggaagagaacaaatagtaaagatgaagacaatgacaatgttactcaaaagagaattaagaacacttagaaaaattcaaattaaaagtagtatttatttagactatcatttttagaccaaatatttagactatcgattttacaaggttgcaaacatttattttagtaataattataatgaattttctatattatcttggattcatatactttgagttagatatttaaataaaaaaattcgacattcaattacccatgtataaacttctcctatataatcttgcattgatatactttcaaatatttatttaaatataaacattgggcattaacccattcgcgcaatgcgcgtataaaactaattTTCTTGATAAGTCTTGATAAGTCAGGTTTGTCATGATCAACTCATGACTGAACTCATCCCGAGTTCCGAAAACATtcagttttctaactcaaaaattcatctcaaatatatatattatttagcaTGCCATGGccttaaatagccattaacaagCTGATTACAACCACATGAGCgagataattattaaacataggATAAACTAATCCTAACAAGAAACTGAGataataagaaaattaatataatctaACAAATTAATCTAAAATAATTAANNNNNNNNNNNNNNNNNNNNNNNNNTTCATTTACATCAATATCTTTTCCGATCCCATTCATTGTTATTATCACATTCAAATGTTTCATAACATCATATGCCTCAAAAGAAAATTCATTTCGTTAGTCATATCTACAACAATTTAAactaaagagttttttttttctttaaattataatGATTGTCAGTATGTCGGTGGTAAGaaactatatttaattttagataaCTCTCCATTTAAAATAGCATCTTGTcacattcattattattatcatattcaAGCGTTTCATAATATCATGGATATTcgtaaaaaaagaaattcatttCGTTTGTCATATCTacaacaatttgaaataaagagttgttttttattataattttataatttttcagaAATATTAGAAAGTCCTATCACATCTTGATGAATACTTATAAATTTCAAATCAATCCCTGCTTGTGTCCATAATCTGATCGAACCAAACTACAactagttttatttttaattctttcaGCTATTATTTTACTCTAAAGCATATACTTAGGAAAATATCATACTTTATTCCCCAATTATTTTACACAAttatacta of Ipomoea triloba cultivar NCNSP0323 chromosome 3, ASM357664v1 contains these proteins:
- the LOC116013012 gene encoding agamous-like MADS-box protein AGL61; translated protein: MSSSNNTSRRVTRGRQRIPLARIENDVRRNITFSKRRTGLFKKASEMSTLCGTEIAMVVFSPSDKAFTFSNPDLNMVLTKYFVRNPTTEANISELLVRNHREANMRMKTAQINILEAQIDEEMLVNQALREAERGRPSISSLQLPELQSIKHNMETLYHQVIEKLNQFFMMGAQSQAMPTHFGTNGDAGSSGSCFTLF